GATTAATTGTGATCTCCTGGTTTCGTCATTATATGTTGTGTTAATACATGGCTCAAATATTCAaaggaagtttaaaaaatgattaagcTACAGTATTCAGAACTTTAAAAGTTCTTCTGCTAAGGAACATGTATGCTAATTAAAATCACAACAAAGTTTTTGTGAAATAACTAAGCTGAAAAGGATATCTTATAACTTTAATGTCATCATGTTGTGTTTGCATAAATTTTCCTAGGTGCCTCATACTTGAACATAACGCTAAACATGTCACCCCCTAAGCGGTTTGCTAGCCACCTATTTTTTATCACAGCAATTTTTAAGGCTTCGCATGAGAAGCAGGCATCAAAGTTTGTGTGGATAGCCCGCCCCATTCCTTCAATGACGATTAAGTCTGTCTCCTCCTTGTTCATCAGGTCTACTAGTTGGCAATCGATTAATCTGTAACCAAAGATACTTCTTGTTTCAGTTCAACAGTTGAAAAAATTACGgaatttcttaaatgaaaaattttactttgttataagcataatttgttatatctttCAAtgttacaacatgtaataaagtcactGGGAATGAAGTGTAGAAGTGTCAATttattataagcgtgttcgctataaccgtgttttactgtacataataACATTTGATTcagtcattattttttaaaattagaccAACCGCAAGTCTAAACATGGTGAGCCCTGGCCTGTTTCCATCACCATCAGTCGATTCTCTGAGTAAGCTTCATTTATTTGGGGGTCTATTTCTGCTACTCGCTTCACAAGTATTACAAGTTCATTATAAATGACATCATTAAGAGCTGGACGGCTATTGGCACAAAGAATCACCTACAACATAGTAAGTTGATTTTgaactaaaaaataaatgcaattcTGATGATATATTACAAGGATGAAGTGTAAAAAActaaacattacatgtacatcactaAGACCTCAAAACTATCTTAaacttcatttacatgtacacatacaaAACAATTAGAAAACAATCCACGCGCTGAAATATGTACAAGCATTATCCACCTTAGTTCCTCTAAAAAGCATGTCTcttataaaaggaaatattcCTAGAATGATGTCTGCTCCACTATTATCAACGAATATGGCAGCACATTTGTGGGGTTTCCCTTTAATTCGGCTCAACCAAGCATCAAAATCATCAAACAACCAGGGACGTTCTAGGAGAGAAAACGAGACAGAGTTAattatgctacatgtacatgtgataaCCATACAGACTTGTTATTTTTCCCTCTTGCTGTTccaaatctacactacatgtaaaaaacaacAGGTGGGAATAGTTTCCACACATCAATATATCTCTGAGTGTTGctaaatcaaattttttctcaaaatatattattttctatatacaATTGCAATTGAATGCTCTTTTTATCTCTTTAACAatactgaatttttttcatactatgaatttaaatagatgtaaaatcTTCCATGCTGTAAAATAACTTAAGCCTAGCACTGTGGAATATTATCAAATACGACTAATAAGCAGTACTTTTAACcacttttttaaagttttattatcatccattttatttgtatcgTAATTCATGGATGATGATCCGGTTTATGGTGACTAATTTGAGGCCAAGCATACTGTAAAGCAATTTTTATTCACGGCGACTTTATTTCGTGATTAACTGCTGATAAACTGGTTCGGGACAACTAATGTTCTCGACCAAGCCTTATCAagacctgtattgttataaaaactattgGCAAAGGATTGTTTCGCGGTGAGAAATATTCATGACAACAACACTCTCGCTAACCTCGTGAAAATTTCTCGcatgcgaataaaagttggtttacagtatttaaatCATCTCTATCAAATAAGAGAGACAATAAAATACTTGTTCACAGGAAGAAAATATCCAAAAACTTGTCTTTCTAAccatacaaaattttatcaaataaaaattggtttataatgtttttacatttttagaagGTCTTTAATCTGTTTAGAAAAATTATCCAAAGATAACACATtatgtaaaatgtttaattatcaGAAATGAACTATCTCTAAACTTTTTAAGACTATAATTATagctaataaatattttataatcttAAAATGAAGAATGACAAATGAACCTTGTAGCTTCTCTGTGGCTTCTTTGAATCCAAAACTTTGAGTTTCCATTATCTGAGTAACCTCCCTTGCACCCCAATCAAACACATTGCCTGCTATTACTCCTTTAGCCAAGGCTAATTGTCGGTCCTCAAAGTCCATTCTCTCAAGTTCTTGAAAGTACTCAGCAAGGTATTTCAATGAATGCTCATTTTCAGTTTGTTTAAGctaaaaggaaaacaaaattgatgctAAAATAAGAGTTCCAATTCGATTAGTCAAAGATTTTGTGGAATACATGCAGTGCATCAACATGTTTATAAAGTTAAGCAAGTAGAGTGGGtccaaacaaacattttctGAACCAAATACTgaagctatacatgtataaagttaaaTATACTAATTAAGTCTTATTCTATACCTGCAGATAGGGATCATTGAACATGAATTCTTGGAGGTAGTGACTGCTGGTGTCTAATAGGCTTCTTACTGTTAGGGAGCCATAGGCActataataaaaagaatttacttCATAAAACGGCTAGAAACTGAACTGAAAGAAAGAATTTCTTCATACACAGCAAGAAACTGAAAGTAGCTATGTGTCTTTGTGAGCATGCACATTTACCACTGAATTATCTCTGAGacctcaaataaaaaaaatgcaaggaaatatattcaatataattATGCATGTTTGGAACAATGTATTTGGCTTGTTATAAAAACCAGACAGGTTAGTTCCAATACCAGGGATTTTCTTTCAGCTCTGTCAGCCTCTCTATATATTTTGCTGTGAACTTTTCAGCTCTTTCCATGGCATCAGGATGATTCTGTTGACTTTTAATGGCCTGCTCCTGTGTCTGTGACATGTAAATTATACACtgtatttacaaaacaaaacaatgttgTGATGCATCAGCGATAAGTTTAATCCATACTGGTAATACCATATTAGAATTATGAATGTCAAACGTAGAAGAACATacttcattttgattttacagtGTATCAGTACCTTATGAACACCTTTCGTAAAGCATTCAAGCCAGTACTCTCTAGCAGCGATATCTTCTGTCAGTTCTACTGTGTCGGGGAGATAACTCTGCTGGTCCAGTAACAGAGGACAGGGTAGTAAGGCGCGGTCTAACTGGTTCAGTTCTAACATCTCAAACTGCAATAATACGTAATCTAccgattttattttcatctaaAGGAGGATGTGTATCtaattaaaatctgaaaaaaaatctttaatctaaCTCAAACTTAATCACAAGACAGAATATATGAGCATGAAAGATCTTTATAATTCCAGTAAAAATTGCCTACAGTTGAGCTGTGGTTTTTCTTCTCTCGCCAGGGATGACTTTTGTGATAGCTACCAAGACCTGAGCTTCCTGCCAAATTCTCACCCCAAGTCAAGCCTCTAGTATCTACAACAGAGGTTATATGCTGTAATTCAACTTTCATTGatggttatatatttttctataatttacaATACATCAGTCTGATTTTGGTTCACATCAACTATAGCTTTTGTGGGAAAAAAATATGCTATTTGGTTAAAACAGACACATCAAGAAATGCTTTATTTTTGCCAACCTCATTAATTAACGTTGGCGCCTggatttttatatatcaaaactGCAAAACTGTACTTTATCCATGAAACTTCTGGTGACCAAAAATAAGATTCATATTAGATGTGTAATAGCTCCAAAGGCAAAAACCGTCTGTAGAACTAAAGAAAAACTTTCTCTCACCTTCCTCTTTGGCACCTCTTATAAATGCTCCTATGGCACCAAGATAACCCTCGTGACGGAGAAATAAGGCATTTATCTCACCCtagtaataatatataaatagtgcctgtttgggagggtaacagttgaaattgacaccccgagaaaaccattgtcaaccgacgcgaagcggaggttgacaatggttttcgaagggtgtcaatttcaactgttatcctcccaaacaggcactatttattttattatactgaatgtcttaatttttaagaaaatgttactgcttttatataggaataacgtgaattctacagcgaacagtacgcgcataattttcgcgcatgtaacattttttaatgttacccgttgctaagtgcgttgctaacgctgagggtaatagaaaatattattaactgcgtcttaaccaatcagatttcagtatttaacatgaaagtataacaatatataaatagtgcctgtttgggagggaacagttgaaattgacaccccaagaaaaccattttcaaccgacgcgaagcggaagttgacaatggttttcgaggggtgtcgatttcaactgttatcctcccaaacaggctctatttaatttattatactgaatgtcttaatttaaagaaatttttactgcttttaccGGTGTATAGAAATGGCGTGAACTTTGAGACAAACTGTACGCGGCATAATttacgtgcatgtaacaattcgttgtgttacccgttgccgaattgtgttacccattgccaagtgtgttgctaatgctgagggtaatagaacggattatcaactgcgtctaaaccaatcagatttcagtatttaacataaagtataataacaacaaatgtatatttacaaatgcatattgttaattcattttctttttaatctgGCAAAATAGATATACTTTAGCTGAGTGgataaatattatatcatttatgCATGCATTCGTCAACACTGAAAAAACATGTGTCAGCTTTATCTACATCTATTTAACCTATGATGAATCTATTCTGATATATTAAATGCACGTAAGCTTACTTTTGACCAGAAATTGATGGCGAACGTGATGGTATGCATAGTAATAGGATGACCCCTGATGAAGTAACCCCCAAAGTAGATTTTGTTGAGACTGTGTAGTTTAGCGTGGAGATAAGCAATCTGTCCAATGTCATTGCTGATAGACAACAGAAGACTCCGCGCAATGTCTGCCTCCTTAAATCCAGTTTCTTGATCTTCTACAAAGCAAACAAAATTACTGATTAATAGGAAAGGAAAACTATGGTACATACTGTCATtcaatttcagataaaaaaaaaattgaactagaggtactgtgagcaagctcacaattgataccccccgctaagaaaaaaatcataacgcgtgtattttcactgtccattttctataaataacaactgctttattttttaaaactgttaatttttagcttctaatatttccattaatacaagacatgacacagacagaatttagctcttttgaaacaatgaccttgaactttctcaattgagcttgggtcaaggtcatgacacacccttaggtcataagcaatctttgtgtgaagtaagaacttccaatgtttctccataagaaagatatggaccggacacgaattttgcactttttctgccagtgaccttgaccttgcccgaatgaccttgggtgaaggtcatgacacacccttaggtcataagcaatctttgtgtgaagtaagaacttccaatgtttcccaataagaaagatatggaccggacacgaattttgcactttttccgccagtgaccttgactttgcccgaatgaccttgggtcaaggtcatgacacacccttaggtcataagcaatctttgtgtgaagtaagaacttccaatgtttctccataagaaagatatggaccggacacgaattttgcactttttctgccagtgaccttgaccttgcccgaatgaccttgggcgaaggtcatgacacacccttaggtcataagcaatctttgtgtgaagtaagaactttcaatgtttcccaataagaaagatatggaccggacacgaattttgcactttttccgccagtgaccttgactttgcccgaatgaccttgggtcaaggtcatgacacacccttaggtcataagcaatctttgtgtgcggtaagaacttccaatgtttctccataagaaagatatggaccggacacgaattttgcactttttctgccagtgaccttgaccttgcccaaatga
This portion of the Magallana gigas chromosome 7, xbMagGiga1.1, whole genome shotgun sequence genome encodes:
- the LOC105331256 gene encoding 4'-phosphopantetheine phosphatase — encoded protein: MTEKSYARSINLPNEQIFRNLNNARCLALDIGGSLAKLAYCSRIHRRMSQVLDRNESTESSPSQHIYEVCEEDEYIDRLHFVKFETKFIESCLDFIQQKLGDSLSQNKTIHVTGGGAHKYKDLLASKLGVVVEKEDEMSCLIEGCNFLLKNIPDEAFLYQRHTEPTYKFQGVSRDIFPFLLVNIGSGVSLIKVESEDTYQRIGGTSTGGGTFWGLGSLLTKAKTFDDLLEIAEQGDHREVDMLVKDIYGGAYSSIGLSGDIIASSFGKAARSPKKSEDQETGFKEADIARSLLLSISNDIGQIAYLHAKLHSLNKIYFGGYFIRGHPITMHTITFAINFWSKGEINALFLRHEGYLGAIGAFIRGAKEEDTRGLTWGENLAGSSGLGSYHKSHPWREKKNHSSTFEMLELNQLDRALLPCPLLLDQQSYLPDTVELTEDIAAREYWLECFTKGVHKTQEQAIKSQQNHPDAMERAEKFTAKYIERLTELKENPCAYGSLTVRSLLDTSSHYLQEFMFNDPYLQLKQTENEHSLKYLAEYFQELERMDFEDRQLALAKGVIAGNVFDWGAREVTQIMETQSFGFKEATEKLQERPWLFDDFDAWLSRIKGKPHKCAAIFVDNSGADIILGIFPFIRDMLFRGTKVILCANSRPALNDVIYNELVILVKRVAEIDPQINEAYSENRLMVMETGQGSPCLDLRLIDCQLVDLMNKEETDLIVIEGMGRAIHTNFDACFSCEALKIAVIKNRWLANRLGGDMFSVMFKYEAPRKIYANTT